Part of the Triticum urartu cultivar G1812 chromosome 2, Tu2.1, whole genome shotgun sequence genome, GGTGCTGAGGTATATCAGTGGCGACCGCGACGTGCTCAGCCGTTTGCGCACAGGGAGGAAGTGCCGTTGGgcgccgtggtggcgtcgacgatagctggaccgagcaaggttgatgcatcagtacagttttgaaaatggagcggtggcagttggcggcggcggcctctaAGTGCACGCCGGACCGGTTGGACCCATGCTCGGCAGGCGTCCTGGATGGGACcccaggtcttagatgttaggtttggctgcgatgtctgtttggtattaggcccaggctatctgcgccccttcatcaactggataggtGTAGCGACAGTCTGTTGCTTAGACAgcggctttagtcttactgttgtatttctttgtaaggtcttgtgagaataattaataaagtggccgtatgcatcacCCAGATGGAGAgaccgggggtcatcctccttttctaaaaaaatacaGTCACCTCTATGAATGCGCACACACACTTTACTTTTATAAACACCcccgaaagactgagccggcatatcatcttgaaatttacaaAGTCACTATAGGCACCTCGTCGTTGACGAAAACGTCTTCTCCCACTAAATGTGCATCGCCTGAAATCCTAAAATAATTCcaggaataaatgcgagcaccaggacttgAACCCTGGTGGACTGGGGATACTAtagtccctctaaccatccaacaaCAGATTGGTTCGCAGGACGCTCTGAGCTGAGGCGACTGTTCTCTGCATCTTTTTCTTTTGCATGAGTGTTCTCTGCATCTGGGATCCAGTAGACagaaaaactaaaaagaaaaaaaatacatcGCCTGCATGGCATGCACAAATCATCAGCACTAAAATCGGAGAAAAGGCTGAACCATGTAAAATGTGTCACAAACTTGCCCAAATCTAGTATAAATTGAGATTATTCGCTAAAGTCAGTTAATATCTGTCACAAATGTGAATCTTGGGGGTAAAAAATGGGATTCACTCTAAAAATAGTGTGCATAGATTTTGTTCCAAGTTTTGAAACATAGTGCACATAGAATTCGTCTCGCTTGAAATTTGACCAGGTCTATAGATTTGTGCCAAAAACCATTAATTTTCCGCCTTTTATTTTTGTAAAAAACACTAGTTAACGGCCTTGGCCGTTTAGTGACGAATATAGGTGGGTCCCACTTTTGGCAATGCAGCGTACCGGTTCACCGGCGACGTCGTTAGATAGAGGATTTGTATAGGTTTACAAAACACTCCCTACAATTTTATAAGTACACCCCTTTTTCAAAACTAAAAAAAGCAATCAGCCCCGTCGCCTGCCTCCTcgtttcttttttttttttgcgaggaaaacttccaatctattcatGCTTGCCTCCTCGTCTCTCCTTCCCGAAGGCTACCATCGACTGTGGTGGTGCTGCCCTTGCTGCTTGAGAGCCATGGCCGCCCGTGGAAGATGAGGGTGAGCAAGTTGGAGAAGAGCCAAGGCCTCCCATTGTCTTTGGGGTGTGGCGCCACCACTGAACTGGTGCCGTAACGAAACGCTATGGCTCAGTCAGCTGATCTTTTTGTGAGCGGCAACCCCCTTCATGGCCGTCGGATGTTATTTTCATCAAACGGCTCGAGAACAACCTCTACCTAGTCCAGTAATCCAGTTCTTGCGGAATAGTAGAAAACAACACCGTACGTGTCAAATGTGGATTGGCTGAAACAATACAATACAAGAGGATAAAAGACGACACAAAATTTCACAAAGCATCAATGGCCAGAAAATCCACTAACCCAAAATTAAAAACAAACATGCAGCTAAATTGCAGTTTTTTCTTCAAGAAAAAGACTTAACCGCCAACTTCAAAATTGATTTGTTGCTCACCCTTATAGCAACTCTAACAGACCCCGCAAAACACGCGGAACCGCAAAATTCCGACGAGTATGCGGGCTCGGCCCAATTTTTCGGTCAGAACAGAGCCCGCGTACTTGCCCGGCTCGTAAAAAAATTTGCCGCGGCCCGCAAACCACACGCCACGACCGCTATATCTACGGTTTCGCGGCGCGTTTGCGGGTCGAAACTCTATCCCCCACCGCCACCGAGCCATGCAATCCCCCACCCCCTTCTCCACATTTCTCGCCGCCGACGACCACCTCCCTGCCTCTAGCCgccatgtggggccgcatgtggaGCTTCGGACGTGGCTCCTGCAGCAGATCCGACGGTGGAGGCGACCCCGAGTGCGAGCGGCGCGTCCGGTCGGACGGCGCGAGGAAGCGCGGGGCTAGGAAGTGGACCAACCGCGGCCTGTCGCTGCCGGCGAGCTTCCGCGTCCGCGAGACGGAGGAGTACGACCGCCGGCAAGCGTCCTTCTCCTCCGCGGTGAGATCTTCCTACGCCGGGAGCTCCTCTCTTCCGGCGCGGGCCTTCTCCCCGTGAAGAGGGAGTGGTCGAAGGAGCCGGAGGAGCCAGACGACTTCGAGTTCGTCCCCGTCAAGGAGGAGCCCGAGGAGCCCGCTCCTCTTGGCCGCCATGGAGTCATCGGGCCGGAAGACTTCGTCTCCGACGTCGACGTGGTTGCGGCCACCATTTGCCGAGCGGAGCGTGCGTGAGGAGGCGGAGCGCCGACGCCACGCGGAGGAGCTCGAAGACCTCCAGTGGCGACAGGCGGTCGCCGCCAACCTCGCCGCCAAGAAGAAGGACGAGGAGTGGCGCCGCATCCGCGAGGAGCAAGCCGCGAAGTACATCGACCTCTGCAGTTCCGACAAGGAGGATTGAGCTCCTCCAGGGCGTCGTCCATGGCCGCAACCTCGCCCGCCGTCAGATCTCCACCCCTCTAGTACTAGTATTACTGTAGTATGTAGCATGAACTTGTGTTTTGTAGTGTTTGATCATGTAAAATCTATGCAGTATGTGATGAACTACTCGTGTCAATGAGGTGTAATTTCTCCCGCGAAACTGTTTTTTCAAATTATGCAGTTTTAGATACTGTTTTTGTTCGGCTGTGTTAGTTTTCGACCCGCAAACGAGATCTTTGTCAAACTATAAACGCGTTTTGCGGATTAAGATTTTGCAGGGTCTGCTCTTAACTTGCCAACCCGCTCAAGCCTCAAGCCTTGGCTCACCTGGAACCGATTTTCACTGACGAGTCTTGTTTTCACCGTCAACTTGACCCCTCCTTACACGTGGGACCCACCAAGGAATAAAATATCCCTTTCTCTTCAACCCACTCCACACCACACATGACGCATGCGGCAGAGAGGATGCTTGTCGGACATCGAGAACATGTGTCTGACAAAAGTACCTGTTGGCCGCCTGCGGCCGCCTTCTCTCCACCTTCCAGTGCGTGAAGGTGGAGAGAGAAAGTGCGTGAGCATTCCGCCGGTGATCCGCATCCTCTCTCCACCTTCGTGTTTGAGCTCAGCGGCCAGTGCAGGAGGATTCCGACAGTGTCCATGCAGGCATTGAGCTCGTGGCCGATGAGGCGATGGTCATGGCACGTATCCGTGCAGGCGCCCTAAAGTTCGAGCATGAAGATTCTATACAAAGTACTCCCTCAGTAAAGAAATACTTTCTCCCTTCATACTGTAATGCATATAGATTTCTTTGGAAGTCAAATTTTAATTAATTTTATAGAGAAATAACAAATATATACAATATGAAAGTGTATCTAAGGATATGTATTTGGTATTCTAGATGTATATGTTTTTCTCTACAAACCTGACCTACAAAATTTGCCTTTTTGAAAAATGTATAGCACTACATGTAGAATGAACGGAGTATAAACATGATCTTCACTTATCATTTTGGTATTTGGACCCTAATAAGTGCCACACAGGTGACACGAACATATGACAACTTCGAATGTTTTTGATTGCAAATTCAGTGACGCGAGGATGACAACTTTATTTCCGGATGGCAAGTTTCagtttttttgtttgtttttcctTTCAAATAGCAACTTTAGTTGTAAAAAAATGTTAGGGCCAGATTGCTTCATGACACGCTGTGGCACTTGTGATTTGGGTATTTGTTTATAGAGGGAGTATTTTTTTTTTGCAACTTTTCTTCTGATTCCGTAGCGTAAATTGCATGCCTCCTAGAGCAGTCGAGGCTTGTGCAACTGGAGAGCTTTATTGGCACAGGGATGCATACAGCGACGGGCGACCGAAAgatatatatatttttttttgCGGGAGACCGAAAGATATAAAGGGGAGGATGGCCCCAAGAGCTGTCTCCCTGGCCTCTAGTCGTAGCGCCGGGCCGGAGTCCAGTGCGGCGGCGTAGGGCTGAAGTGGATGGACACGACGCGCGAGTCGAGCAGCTCGATGATGGCCGGGAGGGTGACGCAGCGGGGCGCCTTGTACTGGTTGATGGACGCGCCGTTGGAGACGGCGTCGTCCATGAGCTCCTCGAAGGTGCCTGGCCGTACGACCCGGATCTCGAGCGGCCCGATCGACCCGTCCACCGCCCGGCTCCGCCGGTACACCGCGTTCAGGGCCTCCTCCATCTCCAGGCAGCACCCGTCGAGGGTCTCCCTGTCAACCTCCGCCGCACCTCCCGCGGTCAGCAGCTCCCAGTAGACGACGTAGTGGCCCGGGATGCGCTCGGTGCACGCGCGGCTGGTGTACTCCGCCACGGACGCCCCGTGcaggcggagcagctccgcggCCCGCTCCACGGCGCGCTGCAGCTCGGCCTCGTCGGTCTTGTCCGTCTCGACGGAGAGCAGCACGTTTTGGCGGCGTACGAACTGGAACTGCGGCGCGGCGTTGTGGAAGCCCGACACGCGGAGCACGTCGCCCACGCGGTACCGGTTCAGCCCGGTGTACGTGGTGACCACCACCTCGTACACCCGCCCGGCCTCCACGCGTCCGAGGTCCACGAGCTGCCTCGCGTCCGCCTCGCCGGTGGCCTCCTTGTCCACGGGGAGGAACTCGAAGTAGGCCAGGTTGGGCATGAGGGTGTAGGACACCTCGGACGGGTCGCACAGCGGGCGAAGGTTGATGCCCATGAAGCACTCGGAGGACGCGTACAAGGTGGACACCATCGGCAGGCCGCCGCCGTAGTGTTCTAGGGCCGGGACGTACTGCGCCATGGCGCCGGTGACGACGACGTCGAGGTACCGCGTGTTCGGCCAGATGCGCGTGACGATACCAGCCCAGTCACCCTTGCAGCACTCTTGCCGAACGAGGCGGGCGAGCTCGGGGTCCGGCCGGCGGAGGATGCCCGCAACTGCCTCGCGCACCGACGAGTCGATGATAACGCGCGGAATGAGCGCGCCGGCCTCGATGTCGTCGGCGAGCTGCTCCCAGTTGAGCTGGAGGAAGCGGATGGCGCGCAGGAGGCTGGCGGCGAACACGGCGCCGATGCGGAGCACTTCGTGGCGCCGGCACAGGCCGCACACCATCTGCGCGTACATACTTTGGAACGCGTCCGCGCAGAGCACGGCCGCCCTCGGGCTCGTGTAGTGGTGCTCTAAGGCGGGCCTGAAAATCTCGCTCTTGTAAACGCTGGTCAGGGCCGGCCACGCCGTCAGCCCACCGGGCGTCCTCGTCTCCGGCTTGACGAACATGAAGTAGAGCCCCTTCCCCTTGTCAGCCCCAGGGAAGTGCCTACATGTTTACAAGTTTACATTCATGGAGAAAAAACGTCTAACTCAGTGTGCTTTACAAGTTTACATCCATGGAGAAAAACGTCTAACTCAGTGTGCTGACTTACGAGTTGATGACGGCCGTGAGGAGGCCGACGATAAGCTGGCGTCGCCGGCCCTCATCCTCGATGTTGGGGATCAGCTTGGGCTCGCCGGCGGAGGTGCCGGAGCTGGTGAAGAAGTCGGTGACGGGGCTCGCCGACAGGACGGGCGATGTGTCCCCGTTGGCAATGCGCTGGATATATGGCTTCAGATCGTCGTACGACACCACGGGCACCTTGGCCCGGAAGGTGGCGCGGTCCGTGGGGCCGCCGCGGCTCCTGAGGTACTCCGTGCCGGCGTTCCGGGCGAGGATCTCGGCCAGCACGCGCTCCTGCACGGAGTCCACGTCCTTGGTCAAGCCCTCGAGGAGCTGGAGCTTCTCGGCGTCCTCCGCGCCAACAGCCATGGCCGCCATTGGCTCAATCTGGAACACAGCACGTGGTAGCAAGGAATGCTAGATCTAGCTAAAGAATGCGTTTGTGTAAAGAGTGCTAAGATGCAGAACGTGCGGCTCCACGTTGCAAAATGATTCGATCGCTTGCGGATGAGGAGAGGACCATGAAACGAGCGGCGGTGGGCAATGCCGAGAAGGCGAGAACTGCTCCCCGCGCACCACTCTGGCCAGCGAGCACTTTCGCAGTCTGCATCCACCTTGCACGGTCTCCCGGTCTATACAATCATCTTACAGTTTGCGTCGCTCTCTCTTTCATGTTACAGTCTGCATCACCTTGCACGGTCTCCCGGTCTATACAATCATGTTACAGTCTGCATCCACCTTCCACGGTCTCCCCATCTATACAATCATGTTACAACAACTCTTGCCGACtcttaaaaaaataaaaaatgattcCACCAGAGTAAATTTAGTGAAGTAAACTTTTACTTCTTTATAGGTGGCTGCATCTAGCTGATCTCCTAAACTTAGTGAAGTATTTTTTTTCTACATAGGTTTTGTATCCTAGCAGCATGAAGTTTAAACACTTCACAATATACTACCTCCGTCATCGTCCTGATTTACTAGTCCTCGTCATATTTTGGGTTAAAGTTTGATCATATATGCATGTCCCCAGAAAATGTATTTTTGGATTCGTATTTTGATGCAGTTTTCAATGATATTATTGTTGCTACATATAACttatattttattagttaaaatCATGGTCAAAGTATGACCCAAAATGAGGGGAACTAGTAAACTAGGACAAAGGTGGTATATCATAAAAACATTCAAATTTAAACATGCATAATTAACATGACCGTTAATAAGCATATACTAGTTTCATCATCGCGATTTCAACATGTATAGTTCATAAAAAAGTCATCACTTCAAACAAAAAGTTTGATCCAAAATCACCACAAACATAGCATGGGTATGTTGTGGATCAAGCCAATCAATGACATGCACGAACTCAAACAATAGCATAAAGCAACATCTTCAATTTGATTGTAGTTGTGAGTTTGTGATCTTGACGTCCTCGTGCTTGCTTCGGTCACCTCCTCAATTTCGTCCTCATCGGCCACCTCCCCTTCTTCGACAAcctccaatgatcccaaattgaATCATAATTGAGATCATCTAGCCCCATCGTAGCCGAGGACTCCAAAGACGCCAAGAATTCGGCCGTGTTTATCTCACACACTACGACAACAAAACCAACAAACTCTATCGTCATTTGGCCACCAACAATCATCGTCAAATTCATCGGCCAAAATGTACAATATGCTTTTTTTTTTTACTTTGTTGGCATTTCCTCGAGCACTTGGTGGCCGAGACCTTTCTTGCCGGCTGCGGCGgccagacatgcaggagtagtgGTCGTAAGGGTGGTGGTGACGCTGCACGAGGTGCCAGACGTGTATGGTGGCCAAAGTGGCCTTCTTATTCTTATTCTTCTTCGCAGCCTCCTCTGCAATGGCCCTGACGCCGCGACCGTCAATTTCCTAGATCTCTTACCGCCGGTGGAAGCAGCGGGAGGGTGGCTGACCATCGCCAGAGAGGCAATCGCCGGCCTAGTGTCCATTGTCGCGGTTGGAGCCGGTGCTTGTGACAGGTTAAGCTTTTTCATCCCCAACCTATTTTTTAGCATGGGCGATGGTGCACGGGTGGTTTCTGGTGGCGACAAGCCAGAAGGGTTTTGGCTATCCATTCTGGTGACAGGTGCGGTCACCGGTGGTGACGATGGCGCATGGGGGAGGCAGCGGCAGAAAGGACGCAACCGCGAGGGCGGAAGAAAGAGGCGCACATCTTTTACTCGGCCACACAAGCGTCGCCGTCTCTAGGACGTGGGCTAGGCGGGGATAACCTTATTTCATCTTCAAGAAGCCGCCGCTGTCTCATCTTTTTGAACAGGACACAAACCTTAACAAAACTTAAAGAAGCACCTAAATACGAAGTCCTCCCGCATACAAGGGCCGGAATCCACCACGCACCAATGTCCCTAAGGCCACAGGAGACATGCCAGATCAGCGATGCCGTGACGGAAGGCAGAAACCCTAGCCGCCTTTCCTTGGGAGGAGAGATGAAGGGAGGAGAGATGCACCTTCGTGTTCTTTCTTGATCTTGACATGTTATGTTAAAAACTTTCTTCATGAAGTAAGTTGGTCAGGGATAGTCCAGAATCCAATTTGGCTCTAGGGAGCATATGCTCATGTGCGCCCAAAATGTATTTTGCCGCAAGTGTAAAAAAAAATAGATGtgttcattgtcacaccaaaatGCTATCTGCAAATTTTAAGGGCAGAAGCTTAAGCACTTTGACTTGTAAGAAAAAACAAGTCGAACGACAATTGTTACCTCTAAATGTTAAACttaattttatttttttttgcaTTGACAAAGCATGGCTATCCCGTTTCGGATGCAAATTATCATCCTTATTACACTAACATGAACATCTataaaaaatcagaatttttaATTTTTATTTATTACTTTATTTATTTTACTATTCATCCgagagcatatatatatatatatatatgctccCCAGAGCCAAAACGACACTCCCCAAGATAGTCACACTATACACTGACTATAGCATCCGAGAGATTCTGATTCCAACTCTTATTTATAATGTAGCATCAAGGGGAACATGCCAGCAATGAAAGGTAGAGCTAGCACCTAAAGAATATGTGTATGTATGCTGATGTGCAGGCTCTTCAGGCATCGCCGTCCAAGGGGCTGTGCGGACTGTGCGACCGCACAGGGCCTCCAAATTCCAAGGGCCCCCAGTTCTGGGCCAAGCTTATAGTTTGCTATAAAGCTATTTCCTTTGATTCGATGGTTTTGGGTCTGCCGGCCTGCTCTGACCCGAACCTCTCCTGAAATCACTCTCCATCAGTTATGTCGCTGCTTCGTTTCCAGTCTTCCAAAATCCCAAGTCCCGCTCGAGCGAATCTGCTTGGCTGGGCGGCAGAACTCCCACCATGAATTCGGGCAGAAAGCAGCCCTATCTTCTTGGTCAATAGGGGACAACACCGCCAATCACAGCAGAACGCAACCACTGGCTAAGCGGAAGGCTAAGGCCAGATCGATCGGAAGCTTTAATTTACGCATCAGTGACCAGTCCATGTACATCAGGTGCGGCAAGCCAAAGCAGATTTATGTTAGGTTATTTTCTTTCCAATAATTTAGTGACTAATGAGCATACGATAGATGTGCACTGGTTCTCTGGTTATTTAACAGATCGCTACATGATAATAGTTCTGCGGTTGAACTGTGTCTGGGGGGAGATAGTTGGTATATTAGATATTTTGTGAATATTGCACTAGCTCTATAATTTAATATAAGACGTCTTTTGACACTACAACAATGTCAAAATATATCTTATATTAAGTTGTGGAGGAAGTATATAATGTAAGCGAAAGTATGATTTAGTTGTAAGAATTTTTTCAGATTTTATAGCCCCATTTGCATTTCGCACTGGGGCCTCGAATTCCTGGATATGGCCCTGTCTTCAGGTATGCATAAACAAAACATGACCCGGGCCCTGGAAACACCACACTCCTCTATATGATACTTTGATCGGTCAAATGATCGGGAAGATTGCTGAACTAACCGCTGATGTGCAGGCTCTTCAGGAAAGGACTTGCAATATGGAAACACATTGTGCAAAGGTAGCTGAAAGCCAGACAATTATCCTTGATAAATTTGCAGGCAAATCAGAAGCACCCATTGCCGAATATAAAGTTTGATGATGCATATAAAGCTTTATTCGCCAAGTTGCTCTCAAGGTACATGAACTTAATATAGAGTGTAAAAAATTGCATGAAAAACTACCTGCTAAGCAGGACGATATCTTTGAACGTACTATAGAAATTGAGATTGGGATGAATAGATTCAATGCTTTACTAGGTCTATGGGATATTTTTTCCTCTATCCCAAAAAAATTATATGATAAACTCAATCTCGGTCCTTTTGTTATCAGTGAGATAAAATTAAATATGGATAGACTCAGAGGATATGGCT contains:
- the LOC125540690 gene encoding indole-3-acetic acid-amido synthetase GH3.8-like yields the protein MAAMAVGAEDAEKLQLLEGLTKDVDSVQERVLAEILARNAGTEYLRSRGGPTDRATFRAKVPVVSYDDLKPYIQRIANGDTSPVLSASPVTDFFTSSGTSAGEPKLIPNIEDEGRRRQLIVGLLTAVINSHFPGADKGKGLYFMFVKPETRTPGGLTAWPALTSVYKSEIFRPALEHHYTSPRAAVLCADAFQSMYAQMVCGLCRRHEVLRIGAVFAASLLRAIRFLQLNWEQLADDIEAGALIPRVIIDSSVREAVAGILRRPDPELARLVRQECCKGDWAGIVTRIWPNTRYLDVVVTGAMAQYVPALEHYGGGLPMVSTLYASSECFMGINLRPLCDPSEVSYTLMPNLAYFEFLPVDKEATGEADARQLVDLGRVEAGRVYEVVVTTYTGLNRYRVGDVLRVSGFHNAAPQFQFVRRQNVLLSVETDKTDEAELQRAVERAAELLRLHGASVAEYTSRACTERIPGHYVVYWELLTAGGAAEVDRETLDGCCLEMEEALNAVYRRSRAVDGSIGPLEIRVVRPGTFEELMDDAVSNGASINQYKAPRCVTLPAIIELLDSRVVSIHFSPTPPHWTPARRYD